Proteins from a genomic interval of Pseudophryne corroboree isolate aPseCor3 chromosome 4, aPseCor3.hap2, whole genome shotgun sequence:
- the B3GNT7 gene encoding UDP-GlcNAc:betaGal beta-1,3-N-acetylglucosaminyltransferase 7 yields the protein MQQWKKTIYKCLCISFLLVVTLAIFHRGTSPSLTLIPKSMDSEELLNTRNKDTFPAPESFWLSNKEEQVTIDSIPNTIEWDVNSINCTANRNLTKLDWFKMLEPNFQQFLLFRHCRYFPMIINNPQKCSGDIDLLIVVKSIITQHDRRDAIRKTWGKEKKVNGKKVRTLFLLGTAMKEEERANYQKLLDFENQIYGDILQWDFLDSFFNLTLKEVHFLKWMTIYCHRVAYIFKGDDDVYVNPENVLDFLDGNKSPDLFVGDVLFKARPIRKKDNKYYIPISLYNKTLYPPYAGGGGFIMAGSLIKALYKASETLDLYPIDDVFLGMCLEVIKVTPIMHEGFKTFGIVKNKKSKMNKDPCFFRSVIVVHKLLPPELQQMWELVHSNLTCSRKVEIL from the coding sequence GAAGAAGACAATCTACAAATGCTTGTGCATCTCATTCTTACTTGTGGTCACACTTGCCATCTTCCATAGAGGAACTTCCCCCAGTCTTACTCTTATCCCAAAAAGTATGGATTCTGAAGAGCTATTGAACACTAGGAACAAAGACACCTTTCCTGCGCCAGAAAGCTTTTGGTTATCTAACAAAGAGGAACAGGTCACCATAGATTCTATTCCTAATACTATTGAATGGGATGTAAACTCCATCAATTGCACTGCCAACAGGAACCTAACCAAGTTGGACTGGTTCAAGATGCTGGAACCCAACTTTCAGCAATTCTTGCTTTTCCGGCACTGTCGGTACTTCCCCATGATTATTAACAACCCGCAGAAGTGCAGTGGAGACATTGATCTGCTGATAGTGGTGAAGTCAATAATCACTCAACATGACCGCAGGGATGCGATTCGTAAAacctggggaaaagaaaaaaaggtgAATGGTAAGAAAGTAAGAACACTGTTTCTTCTGGGGACAGCTATGAAGGAAGAGGAACGAGCCAATTACCAAAAACTGCTGGATTTTGAAAACCAGATATATGGAGATATTCTACAGTGGGATTTTCTTGATTCTTTTTTTAACTTAACTCTTAAGGAAGTTCATTTTCTGAAGTGGATGACCATCTATTGCCATAGAGTAGCGTACATTTTTAAAGGGGATGATGATGTTTATGtgaaccctgaaaatgttttggacTTTCTGGATGGCAACAAGTCACCTGACCTCTTTGTAGGAGATGTGCTCTTTAAAGCTCGACCCATTCGTAAGAAAGACAATAAGTACTATATCCCCATCTCCTTATATAACAAAACCTTATATCCTCCATATGCAGGTGGTGGTGGGTTCATTATGGCTGGATCTTTGATCAAAGCATTATACAAAGCTTCAGAGACCTTAGATCTCTATCCTATCGATGACGTTTTCTTAGGTATGTGCCTCGAAGTTATCAAGGTCACTCCTATAATGCACGAAGGGTTTAAAACCTTCGGAATTGTAAAGAACAAGAAAAGCAAGATGAACAAAGATCCATGCTTCTTTCGAAGTGTGATTGTTGTGCACAAACTGCTACCTCCTGAACTGCAGCAAATGTGGGAACTTGTACATAGTAACTTAACCTGTTCTCGAAAAGTTGAGATCCTTTAG